TTTTTTTCACTACTTTTTCTTCTTAtcgttattaatattattttttattattgctATTACCCTTTACCTCGTTTTCTCATTTACTTATTCTTATTCATATTCAATGTTTTCTTGTTTTACTTTCTCCTCTTCATCTTCCTACTTTTCCTCGTCATTCTCCTCATttttctcttcttcctccactaAGTTGGTCGGTGTTATTAACAAAAATCCTCACTGAAGCTTTTTAATGAAACACAATGGCAGTTTTACTTCATATTTTACGTCGTTTGTGTAGAATGTAAACATCAGCTGAGTCAGGCTTCAGGTGAGCTTAGGGTGTGGAGACGAGCACTGAGCTCAGGCTTCAGGGGAGCTTAGGGTGTGGAGACGAGCACTGAGCTCAGGCTTCAGGTGAGCTTAGGGTGTGGAGACGAGCACTGAGCTCAGGCTTCAGGGGAGCTTAGGGTGTGGAGACGAGCACTGAGCTCAGGCTTCAGGTGAGCTTAGGGTGTGGAGACGAGCACTGAGCTCAGGCTTCAGGGGAGCTTAGAGTGTGGAGACGAGCACTGAGCTCAGGCTTCAGGTGAGCTTAGGGTGTGGAGACGAGCACTGAGCTCAGGCTTCAGGGGAGCTTAGGGTGTGGAGACGAGCACTGAGCTCAGGCTTCAGGTGAGCTTAGGGTGTGGAGACGGTCACTGAGCTCAGCTTCACATGCACCATACAGCTTCAGAACTCCGAAACTAACTTTCAAAAGCAATTACGAAAGGCGGAATTAAATGGATCATGGCGGGTGATATCCGCAGACTTTCTCGCGCACTCGGACCATCTCCCATAAATATAACTCGCTATAATGACTCAGATATTGCAGGCAAATTAGCGTGTTACacggatgaagttgaattagacccaAATATCCCCATCTCTATTGACaagactatattgttccaaacactcagctCTAATCgaagagaaattactgactcccagaaGCCTGAAAGCATCAGTATAAAAAGCTGTGATTTTTATCTGAAAGATATGTATATGGATAGCATAgagcgtccaccagactgtgcgacacagtggttgccaggatcaggttgggttacctgtggcaggtggctacaggtgacggatctcccaatcctgagcactccaggtgcaaactgtgtgagcaggaactgggtcgTGATctcacacacactacattatGAATGTCTAGCTTTCGCAATCACTTTATTACCTCTCGAGTCCTTGAAGATATCCTAAAAAAACTCCAGGGCTAaaaatcaaccccccccccccccgcaagcatgctaaatgagtacacacacacacacacacacacacacacacacacacacacacacacacacacacacacacacacacacacacacatacacacacaaaagtgctaaaaaatataagaaagttttattttgcaaacagagtagtagacggttggaacaagctaagtgagaaggtggtggaggccaaaaccgtcagtagtttcaaagcgttatacgacaaagagtgctgggaagacgggacaccacgagcgtagctctcatcaagTAACTACACCCCTACACtaattacacacacgcacaccagagCTCTGTTATTGTCTCGCCAAATTGGTTGCAACACGCACAAACGAACAAGGCCTCACTGAATACTAAACTACGCGAAAAGTCCTGTAAATATTTAGTTTTTCCTGTCCTGTGGCCGCCGTCCTCGGCGTCGAGCAAGGGGGGACGATATTTGTCAACCATTTGGGAGTTTGATGTGGTTATACCCGAGCAACTAATATAAACTGCTATTAATTATGGATCTCCcactcctgagcactccaggtgcaaactctgtcaacaggaactgcggcatgatcttgcACAGTACATCACCGAATGTCCAGTTATTAGCCCTTTCAGACCTCCCTGGCATGAGGTGCCTGGAGCTTTTGTAAtcactttattacctctcgtgtcCTTGAGGATATCCTAAAACAAAATTGGACACAGTTTGCCAGAGCAGACTATTgatcacatggctctgtatgactgatAGATAGGGATTTTCCCTATCTATCTTGTTTGAAAATCCCTATCTTGATAGATAGGGATTTTTTTAGCACTCTCTACAGACGATGTTGTACCTTCAACATAAAATACTGACCCATCGGTGATGGATATAGGATAACATATACACGTAAATATGATATCACAGACTGACATCAGTGTAACTTTAACCGTACAGTCTGATAACAGAGATAAACCACTTCAATAACATTACAAAAAGGGGTGATAAGACACTTTAGTATGCGTGTATCATTGTCAATAATACTCCCCGTGTATTTTAGTATAGTTACCCCTGACCCATTCTCCCAAGCCTAGGCTACTATTGTAATTACACCACAGGAAAATGAACGAAAAAATACACTGTGATCGTAGGTTCGTTCACCGACTTGCGAACGTTGTTAGCGAGGATCGTGATGTAAACAGAGGAAGGGGGGAATGTTACGTTCATTAGTAACAACGTAACATTGTACAGGAAGGTGGCGTGACTCCACTTCCAACCTCACTTCTTCCGCTGTATTGGTCCACGATGTGATAATACGATATGACGTCGGACAATGCAATGGATAATGTCGGACAATGTTCTCCTGCTATGCATTCTGTAGTGACGTCAGTCAATGCAAGTGTTCTCCTGCTATGCATTCAGCAGTGACGTCGGACAATGCAAATGTTCTCCAGCTATGCATTCTGTAGTGACGTCGGACAATGCAAATGTTCTCCTGCTATGCATTCTGTAGTGACATCAGTCAATGCAAGTGTTCTGCTATGCATTCAGCAGTGACGTCAGTCAATGCAAGTGTTCTGCTATGCATTCAGCAGTGACGTCAGTCAATGCAAGTGTTCTCCTGCTATGCATTCAGCAGTAACGTCGGACAATGCCTGCATGAGACCCAGTCTGAACTCTATTTTCCAGTAGCGATAACAACTCCCGTAATTAAAGACGCCTTGAAAAGCAGTAtgcacttcctcacacactcacctgctGCTCGGCACGCACTCATGCCTCACTCTcacactcgccgtgagtgccacctgcctggtgacagaTCTACTGACATGACAGGATGTTACTAGTTCAACACACATATGACAAACTAGTGTTAAATGACAAAGAGTTAACTATATTCCAACATATGATATGACAAAGCCTTATATTTACCGATCCAGTCAGTGGTATAATCTAATTTATGACTAATTAAGTATTGATATACTAACTTTACTGCGGCCTGCATCTTTATTTAACGGTTTATATACTATATTTTTCTTAAAGTGATCAGAGGGATCGTAGGGATAAAAGTTTTTTGTTGGCTTGTTTAACGTCAAGTTTGCGGTTTAAATGTTAAGTTACTTACCTCGTCGACTGCTCAATAGTCTCGAGAAGACTTGCAATGATTATTTGAATAATTATTTTGAATTTCTTGAATAGATTGAACGAGAAAATTTGAGGACAAATGGAAGAagtttggcattcttggtgaaacTCTTGGCTTGGCATCACTTGTACACTGAGCTGCCACCAGTAcactgagccattaccagtacacTGAGCCGCCATCAGTACACTGAGCCGCCATCAGTACACCgagccaccaccagtacactgagccattaccagtacacTGAGCTGCCACCACTACACTGAGCCGCCACCAGTACACTGAGCCGCCACCAGTACACTgagccaccaccagtacactgCAGCCCATGTTCataacaacctgtcctcaggccaggctcgttaagagCAGTGGCCGTCCTCTCcagacgcattcgtcaattttaacactgtgtattaaaaattagtTTGTTTTCATATATGAATtaaattattatacattaaaATACTTTGAATCGTTCGGTgtaaattaggttaggtgtttagattctgttgtgATCTTATTTGTGGTACGTGGGTGAATTGTTTACTGCGTTGCGGTTCGAGCAGAGATCGTCAgcaaagcactgttcgagaagtgttcgaacgttgtCAGTTGCGCAGCGTGTAAACCTTTTTCCATTCATAAAAAGAGGGTTCGGCGGCTGGATTTATGAGCATTTAGCATTTGTTTATGTGGCAACGCGTCCTCAAGTAGCCCGTCCTTATCAACAaatgccaaatgctcgttaatccagccgccacacACGTTGTTtaggaatgaaaaacggtttacacacgactcacaactgatgactttcgaacacttccggaccaagtgcttcgctcacgtcctctgttcgaaccacaacgctgtaaatgcttcacccatgaactacaaatacaaataatcgccaacagaacgtaaacacctaacctatcctatgtgtaactatacatagaaatttaatatataataatattgacTTAACGTATTAAAAAAAATCTTTAATACAGAGTGTGTTAAATTTGATGAAAGCTTTTGGGAAGGATGGCCGCCTctctaacgagcctggcctgagggctGGTTAATGCATGGGTTTAACCAGAACTCTTGGTTAAAGTCATGCATTAACCATGCTGGTTAAAGCATGGCTTAAATCAAATGCCTGTTTGGTGTAAGTTGTAGCCGACCCCTAAGACGCATTTATAATTTTTTAATGCACTGTTTATTAAGAATAAGTTGTAATACAAATTagctttgcgtcatctgcaaacattgtcaTGTGTGAGCTCAAACACTTGGGCAGGTCGTTCACATAAATTGTGAACAGCAGCGCTCCCAGGACAGAGCCgtgtgggaccccacttgttacattcctccagcttgaGACCTCGTCTCTGACTCTTTgttttctgtccttcaggtactcccttacccagtttAGTGTTTTCCCAGCCTGTCTCTCCTTCTTCTATGAGAGTTTTCCATGAACAGTATCAAATACTTTTTGATACTCTAGGAAAATGTCATCCATTGTTTCTTCTGGCTTTTCATCCCATAACGTTGGTCACCATATGAAGTTTCTAATACAAAAACATTCTGAAATCTTGTATTGAGTTCTTCACAAACTTTATTATTATTCTGTGTGAGAATTCAAATCTGAATACATAGTCTCGCAATCTTGTTTTTCTCCCTATATGTCTTCGTCAGGTACTTAGCTTTTCCACCAGTGTAATGTTTCAATCGGCTGTCAGCTTCTTTCCTTACTGGAGTGTAGTCACTCCTGGCTCTCTTGAGTGCCTATCTGTTGTCGTGTATGTTTACATCTTAATGTTAATCTTGTTTATGTTTCGCTTGACTGTTGAGGTTACGTCACGGTGACGCCCGTTCACGTGTTTTGCAGTGACGATGGACGAGGACCGGCAGAAGGTGTTGGTGACGTGGGTCGGCCGGACGATGGGCGTCAAGCAGGTGCAGAAGGCCCTGACGGAGCTCCTCATAGCCACTCGGACCATCCTGCCCTCTGGGGGTACCCTGTACACCATCTGTGAGAACTTCGACACCTTCCAGAAGGGAGGTAGGGCAGGCGGGCTCACCTTCAATGACCTAGGGAGGGTGTTTACAGACCCCAGACCTACACAGGCTGTGTCACGCTGTGGCTAGACACAGTCTGTGTCACACTGAGGTTAGATACAATCTGTGACACACTGAGTTTGGGATTGGGAGTGGGAttctccccctttctcccccctaACCCTCCCTCGCCCCCTTCTCCCCACTAACCTCCCTATCTCTCATCCCCAGGGCTGTACCCAGTACTGCACCTCAACGAGGAGTCTGGCACCATTAACAAGTTTCTAAACAGCCAATCATACCTCGATCCTCTGGCACTTGGCTCTGATAACATGGTCGACCAGGGTAAGTTGAGAATTAGTGGATGATCTGTTTATATTATTTCCATTATCACGTAAAACAACGCGTTTAGGTAACACGTGTAAAACAAATTTTCATTGATGTTTTATAATTTGTCATGCTCTATAAATATTATTATGACGTCTGATCAAATCTGTCTGATGCAAAGCTGACTGATACAAAGCTGACTGAGGCAAAGCTGACTGATACAAAGCTGACTGAGGCAAAGGTCACATCAAAGCTTGAGGGAAAGAATGACATATCCATTGTTTATACCTCAGAGGCATAAACAATTATAAAATTACATTTACTACCCAGTGGAAACAATGGTTGTGGTGACTCTACCTTGTGGGGTTAACAAGCGGAAGGTGATTAAAGGTTTTTCTTGTTACAAGATCAAGGTATAATTACGTCGTTTACTTTGCTGTTGTTGGATTATAAAGTGACTTATGTGgttaggttagtccaccagggacacccctcccccctgatatgtgagagagagagagagagagagagagagagagagagagagagagagagagagagagagagagagagagagagagagagagagagagagagagagagagagagagagagagagagagagagagagagcacctcaTCCTCCACAACAAACTACTGACCCAGGTACCATATATAACCACCTCTCCTGCAGGGATGTTCGAGGAGGTGGCGTGTGTGTGCCCGCCGGTAGAGGGCCTCGCCTCCACGGACTCCGTCCTCGCCATCTCCGCCTTTAAGAGCATCGAACCCTCACCCAACGCCAAGCTCATC
The nucleotide sequence above comes from Procambarus clarkii isolate CNS0578487 chromosome 71, FALCON_Pclarkii_2.0, whole genome shotgun sequence. Encoded proteins:
- the LOC123745573 gene encoding uncharacterized protein, with the translated sequence MDEDRQKVLVTWVGRTMGVKQVQKALTELLIATRTILPSGGTLYTICENFDTFQKGGLYPVLHLNEESGTINKFLNSQSYLDPLALGSDNMVDQGMFEEVACVCPPVEGLASTDSVLAISAFKSIEPSPNAKLIKEWKQWTGARAFLQDIVLAGLQCLKIRFLVKVAPFEDPGGFYYILLTEVAIQEPSEENIIVDILQRFRVERWSGYNTIYRVVQ